One Pseudomonas rhizophila DNA window includes the following coding sequences:
- the ptsP gene encoding phosphoenolpyruvate--protein phosphotransferase, protein MLNTLRKIVQEVNSAKDLKAALGIIVLRVKEAMGSQVCSVYLLDPETNRFVLMATEGLNKRSIGKVSMAPNEGLVGLVGTREEPLNLENAADHPRYRYFAETGEERYASFLGAPIIHHRRVVGVLVIQQKERRQFDEGEEAFLVTMSAQLAGVIAHAEATGSISGLGRQGKGIQEAKFVGVPGSPGAAVGTAVVMLPPADLDVVPDKTIVDIPAELGLFKTAIEGVRADMRALSAKLATQLRPEERALFDVYLMMLDDASLGSEVTTVIKTGQWAQGALRQVVTDHVNRFELMDDAYLRERASDVKDLGRRLLAYLQQERQQTLVYPDNTILISEELTPAMLGEVPEGKLAGLVSVLGSGNSHVAILARAMGIPTVMGVVDLPYSKVDGIQMIVDGYHGEVYTNPTELLRKQFADVVEEEKQLSLGLDALRDLPCVTLDGHRMPLWVNTGLLADVARAQKRGAEGVGLYRTEVPFMINQRFPSEKEQLAIYREQLAAFHPQPVTMRSLDIGGDKSLSYFPIKEDNPFLGWRGIRVTLDHPEIFLVQARAMLKASEGLNNLRILLPMISGTHELEEALHLIHRAWGEVRDEGTDVPMPPVGVMIEIPAAVYQTKELARQVDFLSVGSNDLTQYLLAVDRNNPRVADLYDYLHPAVLQALQNVVRDAHAEGKPVSICGEMAGDPAAAVLLMAMGFDSLSMNATNLPKVKWMLRQINLSKAQELLAEVMTIDNPQVIHSSLQLALKNLGLARMINPASNKTL, encoded by the coding sequence ATGCTCAATACGCTGCGCAAGATCGTCCAGGAAGTTAACTCCGCCAAGGATCTCAAGGCGGCGTTGGGGATTATTGTATTGCGCGTCAAAGAGGCCATGGGCAGCCAAGTCTGCTCGGTCTATCTGCTGGACCCCGAGACCAACCGTTTTGTGCTGATGGCCACCGAGGGCTTGAACAAGCGCTCGATCGGCAAGGTCAGCATGGCGCCCAATGAAGGTCTGGTCGGCTTGGTCGGCACGCGCGAAGAACCGCTGAACCTCGAAAATGCCGCGGATCACCCGCGCTATCGTTATTTTGCCGAGACCGGCGAAGAACGCTACGCCTCGTTCCTCGGGGCGCCGATCATCCACCACCGCCGTGTCGTCGGCGTGTTGGTCATCCAGCAGAAGGAGCGTCGCCAGTTCGACGAAGGTGAAGAAGCCTTCCTCGTGACCATGAGCGCGCAATTGGCCGGGGTTATCGCCCACGCCGAAGCCACCGGGTCGATCAGCGGCCTGGGCCGCCAGGGCAAGGGCATCCAGGAAGCCAAGTTCGTCGGCGTGCCAGGTTCACCCGGCGCGGCAGTGGGTACGGCGGTGGTCATGTTGCCGCCCGCCGACCTCGACGTAGTGCCGGACAAGACCATCGTCGACATCCCCGCCGAATTGGGCCTGTTCAAGACGGCCATCGAGGGCGTACGGGCCGACATGCGCGCCCTGTCGGCGAAACTGGCGACGCAGCTGCGCCCCGAAGAGCGCGCGCTGTTCGACGTTTACCTGATGATGCTCGACGACGCCTCCCTGGGCAGCGAGGTCACCACGGTCATCAAGACCGGTCAGTGGGCCCAGGGCGCGTTGCGCCAGGTGGTGACCGACCACGTCAACCGTTTCGAACTGATGGACGACGCCTACCTGCGCGAGCGTGCCTCCGACGTCAAGGACCTCGGTCGCCGGCTGCTGGCCTACTTGCAACAGGAACGCCAGCAGACCCTGGTCTATCCCGATAACACCATCCTGATCAGCGAAGAACTGACCCCGGCCATGCTCGGCGAGGTGCCGGAAGGCAAGCTCGCGGGGCTGGTCTCGGTATTGGGTTCGGGCAACTCCCACGTCGCGATCCTGGCCCGCGCCATGGGCATTCCGACGGTCATGGGCGTGGTGGACCTGCCGTATTCAAAGGTCGACGGCATCCAGATGATCGTCGATGGCTACCACGGCGAGGTCTACACCAACCCCACCGAATTGCTGCGCAAGCAGTTTGCCGATGTGGTGGAGGAAGAAAAGCAACTGTCCCTGGGCCTGGATGCGCTGCGGGACCTGCCTTGCGTGACGCTCGACGGCCACCGCATGCCGCTGTGGGTCAACACCGGGCTGCTGGCCGATGTTGCCCGGGCGCAGAAGCGCGGCGCCGAGGGTGTGGGCCTGTACCGCACTGAAGTGCCCTTCATGATCAACCAGCGCTTCCCCAGCGAAAAGGAACAGCTGGCGATCTATCGCGAACAGTTGGCCGCTTTCCATCCGCAACCGGTGACCATGCGCAGCCTGGACATCGGCGGGGACAAATCCCTGTCCTACTTCCCCATCAAGGAAGACAACCCCTTCCTTGGCTGGCGCGGGATACGCGTGACGCTCGACCATCCGGAAATCTTCCTGGTCCAGGCCCGCGCCATGCTCAAGGCCAGCGAGGGTCTGAACAACCTGCGCATCCTGTTGCCGATGATTTCCGGCACCCATGAGCTGGAAGAAGCCTTGCACCTGATCCACCGGGCGTGGGGCGAAGTGCGCGACGAAGGCACCGACGTGCCGATGCCGCCGGTGGGGGTGATGATCGAGATTCCGGCGGCGGTGTACCAGACCAAGGAACTGGCGCGCCAGGTTGACTTCCTGTCGGTCGGTTCCAACGACCTGACCCAGTATTTGCTGGCCGTGGACCGCAACAACCCGCGGGTCGCCGACCTGTACGACTATCTGCACCCAGCGGTGCTGCAAGCCCTGCAGAATGTGGTCCGCGACGCCCATGCCGAAGGCAAGCCAGTGAGTATCTGCGGTGAAATGGCCGGGGACCCGGCGGCGGCGGTGCTGCTGATGGCGATGGGCTTTGACAGCCTGTCGATGAACGCCACCAACCTGCCGAAAGTGAAATGGATGCTGCGTCAGATCAACCTCAGCAAGGCCCAGGAACTGCTGGCCGAAGTGATGACGATCGATAATCCGCAGGTGATCCACAGCTCCTTGCAACTGGCGCTGAAGAACCTTGGGTTGGCGCGGATGATCAATCCGGCTTCGAACAAGACGCTCTGA